The proteins below come from a single uncultured Carboxylicivirga sp. genomic window:
- a CDS encoding translocation/assembly module TamB domain-containing protein, whose protein sequence is MLVLIPAVQTRIVAFFTNELSEDFNAEISVGKVYFKPFSSVVLGDVLVKDQQNDTLIYVHSLTSHIDSIFFSDKKLYLSRLEINDPYINVYKEDSVYNYSFLLKNRVEEDTVSKSNWRFKVKSIELANGSLNIDEEKTHPISVNNFDLVLSEINKDSIFSFSLDELRLEEEDGIIVQGASGNVSIAEGNVNLSELQIKTFHSRINLDSLNLNYDRRETGLNQIQQFYVSLKPSYISHRDLGLFVDLKQLGNLPFNISGQAYGTLNSIKGRNIRFDFGTESSISTSFDVNGLPNVDETFLYLNVKDLYTTPADLRYIMAYNKKVKYQLPASLDHLGKIHYKGSLTGFLNDMVAFGQFSTTMGTINTDIGLKVDDRKGLVFAGNLSTSDFNIGGLLGAEERIDNLSMEVSIKGSRKSAQSFYAFLDGVVDTLEINQYNYTNITLSGLFANQKFDGAIRMDDPNGKLDFNGKIDLTEGEPNFNFSAVVENAKLDKLNILPKIPDNEMSITLNSNFTGKDINDVVGYITINDAKFISPEHNVKMDSLLLISVREGDDKHIILQSDVLEGDLVGKYNFTFFRQIFIKQLQKYLPALENLLPQKNVDLRDNNFTFSCRFKKVSEIVHLLKPDLNVSEDGIVLGKFNNKENTVDLTFELGELQYKNLLLVNPELQIASNDDHELSFITRCKEILAKENPLFQNFSIHNLMYQDTIQTNIYWNNWSEVNNSGSIHATTNVKGIQSGLYASIDLEPSYVMVKDSIWEIQESRINYHPMGISIKNFRIHHDNQELGINGFLHKSAKDGMEIHMQNIRLGDIISAQNIKGLSMDGVLDGNLQLADYYRTPIVASDLKIEQFKFNDDKIGDFYLNSNYEPMQKRLNVTSSVKDGDKQPLVGGGYIDMDSLEINLDYQLDSLHIGFLNLYLSKIIQNLKGTASGNMAVRGSLQAPELVGKVNINKAFFDVGLLQTTYSISDSIEFGANDMDFKSMTLTDRYGNKGSFNGNIHHTVFSDMSYNLALIANNMLILDTKYKDNPLYYGTVFGDGNMSITGTTSDIFLDIGGKTRKNTLFYIPLRSDEVVEESNFIRFAKPKVEDEEDLVDEVDDSYVTDFSGMTINMDLDITPDAQTQVIFDSKIGDILKGNGNGNLQVRMDKEGGVNFYGDFSFDEGDYMFTLQNVLNKRFIINQGSTIRWDGNPYDAKIDLNATYKLKTSLYDLVQSTITDEKTLQDYSRRIPVNCNLLLTDRLMKPAIKFQIETPSAQKNNQDIIDAYINTEEELNRQVLSLLVLNRFFTDENLSNNVTDNNRSTGNNAALVTTSEMLSNQLSHWLSQISNDFDIGVSYRPGEEGISNDEIEVALSTQVFNNRVTINGNVGYGQDNTRTSNLIGDFDVDVKLNQSGSLRGKAYTVTNNDIIYTESPTRQGVGISFKEEFDSVKELLRKYWRMFTGEAKKEEEEENND, encoded by the coding sequence ATGCTTGTTTTGATACCGGCTGTTCAAACACGTATAGTAGCCTTTTTTACCAATGAGTTATCTGAAGATTTTAATGCTGAGATATCTGTGGGTAAGGTTTATTTCAAGCCTTTTTCGAGTGTTGTGCTGGGTGATGTATTGGTGAAGGATCAACAGAATGATACACTGATCTATGTGCATTCATTAACCTCACATATTGATTCAATTTTTTTTAGCGATAAGAAATTATATTTATCAAGGTTAGAAATTAATGACCCTTATATAAATGTATATAAAGAGGATAGTGTTTATAATTATTCATTTCTTCTTAAAAACAGAGTTGAAGAAGATACTGTATCGAAAAGTAATTGGAGATTTAAAGTAAAGTCAATTGAGTTAGCTAATGGAAGTCTTAATATTGATGAAGAAAAAACGCATCCTATTTCAGTAAATAATTTTGATTTAGTTCTTAGTGAAATTAATAAGGATAGTATTTTTTCGTTTAGTCTTGATGAGTTACGATTGGAGGAGGAAGATGGTATCATTGTGCAGGGAGCTTCAGGTAACGTAAGTATTGCAGAAGGAAACGTTAATTTAAGTGAGTTGCAAATTAAAACGTTTCATTCACGAATTAATTTGGATAGTTTAAATCTCAATTACGATAGGCGTGAAACCGGTTTAAATCAAATACAGCAATTTTATGTTAGTTTAAAACCTTCATATATATCACATCGAGATTTAGGTCTTTTTGTCGATCTTAAACAATTAGGAAATCTACCTTTTAATATCTCAGGTCAGGCATATGGTACATTAAATAGTATTAAAGGGCGAAATATCAGATTCGATTTTGGAACTGAATCATCTATTTCTACCAGTTTTGATGTAAATGGCTTACCAAACGTAGATGAAACATTTTTGTATTTAAATGTAAAAGATCTTTATACCACTCCAGCTGATTTAAGGTATATTATGGCCTACAATAAAAAGGTGAAATATCAATTACCTGCTAGTCTCGATCATTTGGGTAAAATTCATTATAAAGGAAGTTTAACGGGGTTTTTAAATGATATGGTAGCTTTTGGTCAGTTTTCCACCACAATGGGTACTATTAATACAGATATTGGACTAAAAGTAGATGATCGAAAAGGATTAGTTTTTGCGGGAAACCTTTCCACTTCCGATTTTAATATTGGCGGATTATTGGGAGCAGAGGAACGAATAGATAATCTTTCGATGGAGGTATCGATAAAGGGAAGTCGCAAATCAGCTCAATCATTTTATGCTTTCCTTGATGGTGTGGTTGATACATTGGAGATAAATCAATACAACTACACCAATATTACTTTAAGCGGATTGTTTGCTAATCAGAAATTTGATGGTGCTATACGTATGGATGACCCCAATGGAAAGCTTGATTTTAATGGTAAAATTGATTTAACCGAAGGCGAACCAAACTTTAACTTTAGTGCTGTTGTTGAAAATGCAAAACTTGATAAGTTAAATATCCTGCCCAAAATTCCGGATAATGAAATGTCTATCACCTTGAATTCTAATTTTACGGGTAAAGATATTAACGATGTGGTTGGATATATTACTATTAACGACGCTAAATTTATATCTCCAGAGCATAATGTTAAGATGGATTCACTCTTGCTAATTTCGGTTCGTGAGGGAGATGACAAACATATAATTCTGCAATCGGATGTGTTGGAAGGTGATCTGGTAGGGAAATATAATTTTACTTTTTTTAGGCAGATCTTTATCAAACAATTACAAAAATATCTTCCTGCTCTTGAAAATTTACTACCACAAAAGAATGTTGATTTAAGAGATAATAATTTTACATTTTCCTGTCGATTTAAGAAAGTGAGTGAAATTGTACATCTGCTGAAACCTGATTTAAATGTTTCGGAAGATGGTATTGTATTAGGTAAATTCAATAACAAAGAAAACACTGTTGATTTAACTTTTGAATTGGGTGAACTTCAATATAAGAATCTGTTATTGGTAAATCCTGAGTTACAAATTGCTTCGAACGATGATCATGAACTATCATTTATTACCCGTTGTAAAGAAATTTTAGCCAAAGAAAATCCATTATTTCAGAATTTTAGTATTCATAATTTAATGTATCAGGATACTATTCAAACTAATATATATTGGAATAACTGGAGTGAAGTTAATAATAGTGGATCAATCCATGCTACAACTAATGTAAAGGGAATTCAATCAGGCCTTTATGCTAGTATTGATTTGGAGCCTTCGTATGTGATGGTGAAAGATAGTATTTGGGAAATTCAGGAATCTCGCATTAATTATCATCCAATGGGTATTTCTATTAAAAATTTCCGTATTCATCACGATAATCAGGAGTTGGGCATAAATGGATTTCTTCATAAGTCAGCTAAAGATGGCATGGAGATTCATATGCAAAATATTCGATTGGGAGATATTATTTCAGCACAAAATATTAAAGGATTAAGTATGGATGGGGTGTTGGATGGTAATCTTCAGCTTGCTGATTATTACCGTACACCAATAGTAGCAAGTGATTTAAAAATTGAACAATTTAAATTTAATGATGATAAAATTGGTGATTTTTATCTGAATTCGAATTATGAACCCATGCAAAAAAGGTTGAATGTTACTTCATCGGTAAAAGATGGTGATAAGCAGCCATTGGTTGGAGGTGGGTATATTGATATGGATAGTCTGGAGATAAATCTCGATTATCAACTGGATAGTTTGCACATAGGATTTCTTAATCTTTATTTGAGTAAAATCATACAAAATCTCAAAGGTACAGCTTCTGGCAATATGGCTGTAAGAGGATCGTTACAAGCTCCTGAATTAGTAGGTAAAGTTAATATTAACAAAGCTTTTTTTGATGTTGGTTTGTTGCAAACAACTTATTCTATATCTGATTCGATTGAATTTGGAGCTAATGACATGGATTTTAAATCGATGACATTGACCGATCGCTATGGAAATAAAGGATCGTTTAATGGAAATATTCATCATACAGTGTTTAGTGATATGAGTTATAACCTGGCGTTAATTGCCAATAATATGCTCATTTTAGATACTAAGTATAAGGATAATCCCTTGTATTATGGAACTGTTTTTGGCGATGGAAACATGTCTATCACTGGTACCACAAGTGATATATTTCTGGATATAGGTGGTAAAACAAGGAAAAATACATTGTTTTATATTCCGCTAAGAAGTGATGAAGTGGTTGAAGAATCTAATTTTATCCGCTTTGCAAAACCAAAGGTAGAAGATGAAGAGGATCTTGTAGATGAGGTTGACGATAGTTATGTGACTGACTTTTCAGGAATGACCATCAATATGGATTTAGATATAACACCCGATGCTCAAACCCAGGTAATTTTCGATTCGAAGATAGGCGATATCTTAAAAGGGAATGGTAACGGAAATCTTCAGGTGCGAATGGATAAAGAAGGAGGCGTTAATTTTTATGGCGATTTTAGTTTTGATGAAGGAGATTATATGTTTACACTTCAAAACGTGCTGAATAAACGCTTCATTATTAACCAGGGAAGTACTATCCGTTGGGATGGCAATCCTTATGATGCAAAAATTGATTTGAATGCAACTTATAAGTTGAAAACTTCGCTTTACGATTTGGTCCAATCTACTATAACCGATGAAAAAACGCTGCAGGATTATAGCCGACGTATACCCGTAAATTGTAATTTGTTACTGACCGATCGATTGATGAAACCTGCAATTAAATTCCAGATAGAAACCCCATCTGCTCAAAAAAATAATCAGGATATTATTGATGCTTATATTAATACCGAAGAAGAATTAAACCGACAAGTATTATCATTGTTAGTACTTAATCGTTTTTTTACCGACGAGAATTTATCAAATAATGTTACTGACAATAATCGCTCTACAGGTAATAATGCGGCGTTAGTAACTACCTCTGAAATGTTGTCGAATCAGTTAAGTCATTGGTTATCTCAGATAAGCAACGATTTTGATATTGGAGTAAGTTATCGTCCGGGTGAAGAAGGAATATCGAACGATGAGATTGAAGTAGCCCTTTCAACACAGGTGTTTAATAACCGCGTTACCATTAACGGTAATGTAGGGTATGGGCAAGATAATACCCGGACCAGTAACCTGATTGGTGACTTTGACGTAGATGTGAAACTCAATCAGTCGGGGAGCTTACGTGGAAAAGCTTACACAGTAACAAATAATGACATTATTTATACCGAGTCGCCAACCAGACAAGGGGTGGGGATATCGTTTAAAGAAGAATTTGATTCGGTTAAGGAATTGTTGAGGAAATACTGGCGTATGTTTACCGGAGAAGCAAAAAAGGAAGAGGAAGAAGAGAATAATGATTAA
- a CDS encoding biopolymer transporter ExbD — MALKRRTKISASFSMSSMTDIVFLLLIFFMITSTMVHPNAIKLLIPKKSTKKVVVETYLNVRVTASGRYVVDGKWMGSDQVEGNLVRLFSRNDKTIIKLRTDANASTGDAARVLDIAESNGVKVILDIR, encoded by the coding sequence ATGGCTTTAAAGCGAAGAACAAAAATAAGTGCCAGTTTCAGTATGTCGTCTATGACCGACATTGTGTTTTTGTTGCTGATCTTTTTTATGATCACTTCAACAATGGTGCATCCTAATGCCATAAAATTGTTGATACCAAAGAAAAGCACAAAGAAGGTTGTGGTTGAAACTTACTTAAATGTAAGGGTAACTGCTTCGGGACGTTATGTAGTAGATGGTAAATGGATGGGGAGTGATCAGGTAGAAGGCAATTTGGTGAGACTTTTTTCTCGTAATGATAAAACCATCATTAAGCTGCGTACCGATGCTAATGCGTCGACAGGTGATGCTGCCCGTGTGTTGGATATTGCGGAATCGAATGGTGTAAAAGTAATTTTGGATATCAGGTAA
- a CDS encoding TonB family protein, whose protein sequence is MNDKNKRYGVIGTTVFHSLLLLFLIFFGLKTLPKGEEGILVSFGDTVLGQGPEEPKESEAVKQEQVTPPPVKTPEPIQPEPEKEDIETQDYDEAPVVKSEAQKKKEKEEKERLEKERKEREEQERIRKEELERQRQEELERKRIEEEERRRQEELDRQAAEARNKVKGAFGKGTGDNTSEGDTGGTGNQGQTTGGNSTNRTGSGLGNSGNGFDLSGRSLVGTLPLPTYRIQEEGIVVVNITVDKNGYVTAADVNLKGTNTMNKELRNRAIEAAKKAKFNSDKEAAAYQQGTITYHFVLD, encoded by the coding sequence ATGAATGATAAAAACAAACGATACGGTGTAATTGGTACAACAGTATTTCATTCTTTACTGTTGTTGTTTCTGATTTTCTTTGGATTGAAAACGCTACCCAAAGGAGAAGAAGGGATATTGGTAAGTTTTGGGGATACAGTATTAGGTCAGGGGCCCGAAGAGCCCAAAGAATCTGAGGCTGTAAAGCAGGAGCAAGTAACACCTCCTCCCGTTAAAACGCCTGAACCAATACAGCCAGAACCTGAAAAAGAAGATATTGAAACACAAGATTATGACGAAGCTCCGGTTGTAAAATCCGAAGCTCAGAAAAAGAAAGAAAAAGAGGAGAAGGAGCGTTTGGAGAAGGAACGCAAAGAAAGAGAAGAGCAAGAAAGGATTAGGAAAGAAGAATTAGAACGTCAGCGTCAGGAGGAATTGGAGCGTAAACGTATTGAAGAAGAAGAACGCAGGCGTCAGGAAGAACTGGATCGTCAGGCTGCTGAGGCACGAAATAAAGTAAAAGGAGCCTTTGGAAAGGGAACCGGTGACAATACTTCGGAAGGGGATACGGGCGGAACAGGTAATCAGGGACAGACAACCGGAGGTAATAGTACTAATAGAACCGGATCGGGCCTAGGAAACTCAGGTAATGGGTTTGATTTGAGTGGAAGAAGTCTGGTGGGAACTTTACCTTTGCCTACTTATCGCATTCAGGAAGAAGGTATCGTAGTAGTTAATATTACAGTTGATAAAAATGGATATGTAACCGCTGCAGATGTTAATTTAAAAGGTACAAATACAATGAATAAAGAGCTTCGTAACAGAGCCATTGAAGCAGCTAAAAAAGCGAAGTTTAATTCCGATAAAGAAGCAGCTGCTTATCAGCAAGGCACTATTACCTATCATTTTGTTTTGGATTAG
- the tsaD gene encoding tRNA (adenosine(37)-N6)-threonylcarbamoyltransferase complex transferase subunit TsaD: MSVIILAIESSCDDTSAAVFKDEVILSNCVANQDVHKAFGGVVPELASRAHQQNIIPVVDKAIKDANIKKEEIDAVAFTRGPGLMGSLLVGTSFAKAFALTNKLPLIDVNHLHAHVLAHFIKENTEDNDQPEFPFLCLLVSGGNSQIVLVKSHLEMEIIGQTIDDAAGEAFDKCAKVMGLPYPGGPLIDKLASQGNPDAFVFSKPRITNYNYSFSGLKTSFLYFLRDQIKVNPDFIEDNKADICASLQKTIIDILMDKLIKAAKDTGIKHIALAGGVSANSGLRNRLNELAKKHNWVTHIPKFAYTTDNAAMIAITGYYKYLQEEFVDQSVAPFARLEF, translated from the coding sequence ATGAGTGTGATTATTTTAGCCATTGAGTCATCATGCGATGATACATCAGCAGCAGTTTTTAAGGACGAAGTGATCCTTTCTAATTGTGTGGCAAATCAGGATGTTCACAAAGCTTTTGGTGGGGTGGTACCAGAATTAGCATCACGTGCACATCAACAAAATATTATCCCTGTTGTTGATAAAGCCATTAAAGATGCAAACATCAAAAAAGAAGAAATAGACGCTGTTGCTTTTACCAGAGGTCCCGGATTAATGGGCTCACTATTAGTTGGAACATCATTTGCCAAAGCTTTTGCTCTGACGAATAAACTTCCTTTGATCGACGTAAATCACTTACATGCTCATGTTTTGGCACATTTCATAAAAGAAAATACGGAAGATAATGACCAACCCGAATTTCCTTTTCTTTGCTTGTTGGTATCAGGCGGAAATAGCCAGATTGTTTTAGTTAAAAGCCATCTGGAGATGGAAATAATAGGGCAAACAATTGATGATGCCGCCGGCGAAGCTTTTGATAAATGTGCCAAAGTAATGGGATTACCTTATCCAGGTGGGCCTCTTATTGATAAATTAGCTTCTCAGGGGAATCCAGATGCGTTTGTTTTTAGCAAACCAAGAATCACCAACTACAATTATAGCTTTAGCGGTCTAAAAACGTCATTTCTGTACTTTTTAAGAGACCAAATCAAAGTAAATCCAGATTTTATTGAAGACAACAAGGCTGATATATGCGCTTCGTTACAAAAAACCATTATTGATATTTTAATGGATAAACTTATCAAAGCAGCAAAGGATACTGGCATTAAACACATTGCATTAGCAGGAGGCGTTTCTGCCAACTCGGGGCTAAGAAATAGGTTAAATGAACTAGCAAAAAAACATAATTGGGTAACCCATATCCCAAAATTTGCGTACACCACCGATAATGCAGCAATGATAGCTATTACTGGCTACTACAAATATTTACAAGAAGAGTTTGTTGATCAGTCAGTTGCTCCATTTGCACGATTAGAATTTTAA
- a CDS encoding biopolymer transporter ExbD, protein MGLKRRSKVDSGFSMSSMTDIVFLLLIFFMITSTLVTPVANKDLTLPKSDHQVSAKPNTTISVNANREYFVQGEKVAFWQIESKLKEILANSPEMYVALHVDESVPFSVVGKIRDIAIRNKYKLILATQAK, encoded by the coding sequence ATGGGACTCAAAAGAAGAAGTAAAGTAGATTCTGGTTTCAGCATGTCGTCGATGACTGACATTGTTTTTCTGTTGCTGATCTTTTTTATGATTACATCAACATTAGTAACGCCAGTGGCTAATAAAGACCTGACATTACCCAAGAGTGATCATCAGGTATCAGCCAAGCCTAATACTACTATTTCGGTAAATGCTAACCGCGAATATTTTGTACAGGGCGAGAAGGTTGCTTTCTGGCAAATAGAATCTAAATTGAAAGAAATATTGGCAAATAGTCCCGAAATGTATGTAGCATTGCATGTCGATGAGTCGGTTCCGTTTTCGGTGGTTGGTAAAATAAGAGATATTGCCATCCGAAATAAATATAAGTTGATATTGGCCACACAAGCCAAGTAA
- a CDS encoding sulfite exporter TauE/SafE family protein produces MYFYLMDISALNILLLILAGLFAGFINTLAGSGSLITLPMLMFLGLSPHQANATNRIAIFIQNIVAVRNFRKQKTLDYRSNIYLIIPALFGSVAGALVSINISEQALNYFIGILLFVMFFVILLKPDKWIKEQAGHIEGKPTYWQLIIFFFIGFYGGFIQAGVGLFLLAGLVLGVGYNLIQANAVKVLIVLCYTAIALVFFIWAGQINYLYGFILAAGNASGAFIASKYAKQIGVKPIRYILLGAVMLAAMKVLGIFDLLF; encoded by the coding sequence ATGTATTTTTACCTAATGGATATTTCAGCTCTTAACATTCTTCTTTTAATCCTTGCCGGTTTATTTGCCGGATTCATCAACACACTTGCCGGAAGTGGCTCATTAATAACGCTGCCCATGTTGATGTTTCTGGGTTTAAGTCCCCACCAGGCCAATGCAACCAACCGCATAGCTATATTTATTCAGAATATTGTTGCAGTGCGTAATTTTCGAAAACAGAAAACACTGGATTATAGAAGCAATATCTATCTGATTATACCAGCTTTATTTGGTTCTGTTGCCGGAGCTCTTGTCTCCATCAATATCAGTGAACAGGCTTTAAACTACTTTATCGGCATCTTGCTGTTTGTAATGTTTTTCGTGATACTTTTAAAACCCGATAAATGGATCAAAGAACAAGCCGGCCATATTGAAGGTAAGCCTACCTATTGGCAACTAATTATCTTCTTTTTCATCGGCTTTTACGGTGGTTTTATTCAAGCTGGAGTCGGACTATTTTTGTTAGCAGGTTTAGTCTTAGGCGTAGGGTACAATCTTATTCAAGCCAACGCAGTAAAGGTTTTAATTGTACTTTGTTATACAGCTATTGCATTAGTATTCTTTATTTGGGCTGGTCAAATCAACTACTTGTATGGATTTATTCTTGCAGCAGGTAATGCTTCAGGAGCTTTCATAGCTTCGAAATATGCCAAACAAATTGGGGTAAAACCAATCCGATACATCTTATTGGGAGCTGTTATGCTGGCCGCTATGAAAGTGTTGGGAATTTTTGATCTGCTTTTTTAA
- a CDS encoding PqqD family protein: protein MDQLQYKKVSGFVEKKLGNELVIVPVASEVAQMNKVFAINEVGLYILEQLNESKSEVEIIDLVCKEFDVNTTVAKNDIKHFLSEAISANIIKATNK, encoded by the coding sequence TTGGATCAGCTACAATATAAAAAAGTATCAGGTTTTGTTGAAAAAAAATTAGGGAATGAATTAGTAATTGTTCCTGTTGCATCGGAAGTTGCTCAAATGAACAAAGTATTTGCAATTAACGAGGTAGGTTTGTATATTCTTGAACAATTAAACGAATCTAAGTCAGAAGTAGAGATTATTGATCTTGTTTGCAAAGAATTTGATGTAAATACAACTGTTGCTAAAAATGATATAAAACATTTTTTATCCGAAGCCATAAGTGCTAACATAATTAAGGCAACGAATAAGTAA
- a CDS encoding GLPGLI family protein, with protein MDRYSFLTLMLIIASVQITLAQTYQTLDKVKYVCHYNYEFVLDSTNRSKTKTTDMVLLIGAKYSQFAHSSLPDKDSLLLVYKNEDPESAAMKILPQLMGNPPTFFTSFNIIKSSENNSCNLYEKVTSTYLKISMPTALKWQLTANTDTLLAGTKAQVATTQYAGRTFKAWYTTEVPVSDGPYIFGGLPGLILKLEDTQRQHCFELTSFEPISYNKPILLEDKNYINTNIQGYQKAKKGDIEERIQRYANPEVLQLNDDEKAKLNAKLRSRNNYIERL; from the coding sequence ATGGATAGATATTCCTTCCTAACTCTGATGCTGATTATAGCAAGCGTACAAATAACTTTAGCTCAAACCTATCAAACACTTGACAAGGTAAAATACGTCTGCCACTACAATTACGAATTCGTGCTGGATTCAACTAACCGATCAAAAACCAAAACCACGGATATGGTTTTACTTATTGGGGCAAAATATTCTCAATTTGCACATAGTAGTTTACCTGATAAAGATTCTTTGTTATTAGTTTATAAGAACGAAGATCCTGAATCGGCGGCCATGAAAATATTACCACAATTAATGGGTAATCCTCCTACCTTTTTCACTTCTTTCAACATCATAAAATCATCGGAGAACAACAGTTGTAATCTGTATGAAAAGGTAACGAGTACCTACTTAAAAATATCGATGCCTACGGCATTAAAATGGCAATTGACAGCCAATACCGATACCCTATTGGCAGGCACCAAAGCGCAAGTAGCTACCACCCAGTATGCAGGCAGAACATTCAAAGCATGGTACACAACCGAAGTACCCGTTAGCGATGGGCCGTATATATTCGGTGGTCTGCCCGGTTTGATTCTTAAATTAGAAGATACTCAAAGGCAACACTGCTTCGAGCTTACTTCTTTTGAACCAATCAGCTACAACAAACCTATTTTACTGGAAGATAAAAACTATATTAATACCAATATACAAGGTTATCAAAAAGCTAAAAAAGGAGATATTGAAGAACGTATTCAACGCTATGCAAATCCGGAAGTGCTTCAACTGAATGATGATGAGAAAGCAAAACTTAATGCCAAACTAAGAAGTCGCAACAATTATATTGAACGTTTATAG
- a CDS encoding S26 family signal peptidase has product MDKHKLISITKSLLKEGHTTEIVAHGISMFPTLLPGDTLQIAPNECFDKGDIIVFMGKDSLIAHRVINYKEDEIISMGDSLFIADPCLKQSDILGKVIGRTRKNKFLSIEHWSFRLSKRMMPKIGRYPRLLIRYCALIYTRIIQ; this is encoded by the coding sequence TTGGATAAGCATAAACTGATAAGCATTACAAAATCATTGCTAAAAGAGGGGCATACAACAGAGATTGTAGCCCATGGCATTAGCATGTTTCCAACCTTACTCCCAGGCGACACGTTACAAATAGCCCCTAATGAATGCTTTGACAAAGGTGATATCATTGTTTTTATGGGAAAAGATTCGCTTATTGCACATCGAGTTATTAACTATAAAGAAGATGAAATAATAAGTATGGGTGATAGTCTTTTTATAGCTGATCCATGTTTAAAACAAAGTGATATTCTTGGAAAAGTAATTGGTCGTACCAGGAAAAATAAATTTCTTTCAATTGAACATTGGAGCTTTAGGCTTTCAAAAAGAATGATGCCTAAAATAGGCAGATACCCAAGATTATTAATACGATACTGCGCACTAATATACACTAGAATAATTCAATAG
- a CDS encoding MotA/TolQ/ExbB proton channel family protein, whose amino-acid sequence MSLLLFIQATAENIADANLEEGAEKSMNYIEMAINGGWIMIPLLLLSVISVYIFFERFFAIRKASSEDDGFMNKIKDYIHDGKIDSAIALCQSHDFPISRMIEKGITRIGRPLNDVNTAIENVGNLEISRLEKGLPTLATAAGGAPMIGFLGTVIGMIRAFFDMANAGNNIDVSLLSSGIYTAMVTTVTGLVIGIIAYFAYNILVAKVEKVVFKMEARTMEFMDLLNEPAH is encoded by the coding sequence ATGAGTCTATTACTATTTATACAGGCAACAGCCGAAAACATTGCTGATGCAAACCTCGAAGAGGGTGCAGAAAAAAGCATGAATTATATCGAAATGGCGATTAATGGAGGTTGGATTATGATTCCTCTGCTTTTGTTATCGGTTATTTCGGTTTATATTTTCTTCGAAAGATTTTTTGCCATCCGTAAAGCTTCCAGCGAAGATGATGGATTTATGAATAAAATAAAGGATTATATCCATGATGGTAAAATAGACTCGGCAATTGCATTATGTCAATCGCACGATTTCCCTATTTCGCGAATGATCGAAAAAGGAATTACTCGTATTGGTCGTCCGTTAAATGATGTTAATACCGCCATTGAGAATGTGGGTAACCTTGAGATTAGTCGTTTGGAAAAAGGTTTACCAACTCTGGCAACTGCTGCCGGCGGGGCTCCAATGATTGGATTCCTCGGAACGGTTATTGGTATGATCCGTGCCTTTTTTGATATGGCAAATGCAGGTAATAATATTGATGTTAGCCTACTATCGTCGGGTATTTATACTGCTATGGTTACAACAGTAACTGGTTTGGTAATTGGTATTATCGCTTATTTTGCCTATAATATCTTAGTGGCCAAAGTGGAGAAAGTTGTTTTCAAGATGGAAGCACGTACCATGGAGTTTATGGATCTGTTAAATGAACCTGCTCACTAA